One window of Nostoc sp. C052 genomic DNA carries:
- a CDS encoding PadR family transcriptional regulator, which translates to MFRHFRSRFGAPAWAGVSEEDSLLVRSWFGHDKHHGRHHEKHFGHEMFGRGWGDEHRTRRGDIKFILLELLSEHPSHGYDLIKEMETRYGGFRRLSPGSVYPTLQLLEEGGYLKSAQEGGKRIYTITDEGRQLLAERTRQEPSDSPWDTFKGFVTGKPQEFIELRNAATELAAAVVQVARSGNIERINRVRELLEQVKREIYAILAEK; encoded by the coding sequence ATGTTTAGACACTTTCGGTCACGTTTTGGCGCACCTGCATGGGCAGGAGTTAGCGAAGAGGACTCATTGCTTGTCAGGTCTTGGTTTGGCCATGACAAGCATCATGGCAGACATCATGAGAAACACTTTGGTCATGAAATGTTTGGTCGTGGTTGGGGAGATGAACACCGGACTCGTCGGGGTGACATCAAGTTCATTCTGCTGGAATTGTTATCCGAGCATCCTAGTCATGGTTACGATCTGATTAAAGAAATGGAAACTCGTTATGGTGGTTTCCGTCGTCTCAGTCCTGGCTCAGTGTATCCAACACTCCAATTACTGGAGGAAGGTGGTTATCTCAAGAGCGCACAGGAAGGCGGTAAGCGGATTTACACGATTACGGATGAGGGTAGACAATTATTAGCAGAACGTACCCGGCAAGAACCTTCAGACTCTCCTTGGGATACCTTCAAAGGTTTCGTTACAGGTAAGCCCCAAGAGTTTATTGAGTTGCGGAATGCCGCCACAGAATTAGCTGCTGCTGTGGTGCAGGTTGCTCGTAGTGGCAATATAGAGCGGATAAATCGGGTGCGTGAGCTTTTAGAGCAAGTTAAACGGGAAATTTACGCGATTCTAGCTGAGAAATAA